Within the Gopherus flavomarginatus isolate rGopFla2 chromosome 8, rGopFla2.mat.asm, whole genome shotgun sequence genome, the region AGGACTgactaggagggatgcagcaagccagcagggGGTGGTTAGGGGGCAAAGAGGGGTGTGATTGTGGGGCTGAGCGGTGAGGGGgcaggtcctattttactgctgtgatctggtcaccctatgcgcACCATTTCTTTCCCCTTTACAGACTTTCACACACCGTCAGTACCTTATTAGTGTGCCATACGCTGTGAGATatctcttctctttgtgtgtgactgtgaGTGTTTCCCTTGTGTGTGAATTTATTCAACAAAATGTTGAGCTACATAATGGATATCatgagtgaaaagaaaaagagaaaaatagaatCAGAGCACGGCGTTTTCAACACTGAATCGATGAATAAATACATATGTACTGAAAATGATAAGCTTACTAAAGTAAGCTTTCAAATTtctaaggaaattgctgctgctgggaaataCTTAACAGATGGcgagtttttaaaaagtgtatgttGATTGCTGTATCTGAGTTATGTCCAGAAAAGAGGGGAATATTTGAGAATGTCAGTCTATCACACATGACTGTACAGAGAAGAATAGCTGACATTTCTACCAATCTAAGTGATCAGTTAAAGCAGAGAGTCAGTGAATTCTGCTATTACTCCCTAGCTATAGAGGAAAGCACCGATTTAAAAGACACCGcccaacttcttatttttattagaggtattgataaaaactttgaaattactgaagaaCTTGCTGGCGTGTGCTCTGTGACAGGTCACACAACCGGAAAATAAATCTCCAATGAAGTGATAAAGTGCATGAATGATAAGTTGGGATTAGATTTTACAAACTTGGTGGCCATTTGTACTGATGGTGCTCCAGCTACGTGCAGAAAAAATGTTGGAGCAGATACTCGTCTTGAAGAATTTATCGGGAGACAAATAATCAAACATCACTGCATTATACATCAGCAGGTTTTGTGTAGCAAAGTCTTAAAATTTGAGCATGTAATGTCAGTGGTGGTTTCCATTGTAAACTACATCTGTTTTAGAGGACTAAAACATAGGACATTTCAAGCCTTTCTTGAAGGGGTAGATGCCGAGTGCCGCGACTTGATCTACCATACAGAAGGGAGGTGGTTGAGTTGAGGAAGAGTGCTCCAGCATTTCATTGCTTTGAAAGAGGAGATAGCAGAATTCCTAGAAAATGGGCCAATAAAATTCCCAAAGCTTGAAAATGAGTCCTGGAATcaagatctctttttcttttgtgatattacAGCACACCTCAATGATCTCAACATTAAACTTCAGGACAAAAATCAacttgtatttcaaatgtgtgcagcagtgaaagctttcaaaatgaaattgaaacttttcagaagTCAGCTGTCAAAAGGTGAAATGTATCACTTTCTCACTTGTGCACAGCGTATCCCTCAGCACAAACTCGCTGAGTTAGGAGAAAAATACGCAAAGCACATCAATCTTTTGATTGAAGAATTTGACAGAAGACTTACTTTGTCTAAAGAAGAAGATGTCCAGTTGAAGCTGATTGAAGATCTCTTTTCTGTGGATCCAGAGGACATGCCACTAGATTTGCAGTTGGAGGTTACTGAACTTCATTGTTCAGCAG harbors:
- the LOC127056267 gene encoding general transcription factor II-I repeat domain-containing protein 2A-like isoform X2 yields the protein MRIPTSRVQWICEDFSLHSSRKTHLNDLNIKLQDKNQLVFQMCAAVKAFKMKLKLFRSQLSKGEMYHFLTCAQRIPQHKLAELGEKYAKHINLLIEEFDRRLTLSKEEDVQLKLIEDLFSVDPEDMPLDLQLEVTELHCSAVYRNKHRASSLWDFYKNLDNEKYKNLIEVALKMFSIFGSTYICEQTFSIMNKIKQHSSLIDDHLEDIMKISTSDVTPKYNKLVAEKRCTISR